The genome window ATGTACATCGATAAATGACATGGCTTATTTTCTTGAAATTGCTCATGTCACGAAATTAATAATTTTCAGGCATTGCCTTTTAAACATTACCACCACCAAAGGAGGTGGTTTTAAAGTTTATAATAAACATGATACGTTCATAATTTTGCCATCTTTTTTGAGGTTCTGATGGAACTGGTATTATTTCCTGTGATACCCTGTAGTCAGTAGCCCGTAAAATAAAATCAACAATCGGTTGCGGGTTTTGAAGGCTGTGGGGATGATGGTTCACCCCTGGTTTATGTATTACACATATTGAACCGCCAGCTTCCCTTATTTTTTGTTCAAACGGAGCGGTATTTTCAGCAACGGGCACCACATCGTCTGCATCGCCAACCACATGGAGCATGGGGAAACCAGCATTGGCAATCTGGTCTGTCAGATCTATCGGGTTTCCCTTAAAAGCAATTGCAACTTCTTCTGTTTTGAGGTTAAAATCCTGCTTAAAGGTCTCCCAGTCCCGGGCGCTTCCTTTACCCTTCCCTTTACCTCCCGGCCAGCTCTTAAGGTCAAGAACAGGTGCATCGGCATATATCGCGGCAACCCGCTCGGGATATGTCACTCCCCAGCGATAAATATAAACTCCACCTCTACTCATCCCTTCCATAACAGACTTTTTTGCCAGTCCTGCACGGGTCAAAAGTTGATAGTAATCATTCCATATCGATAACGCTTCTTCGTTCCCAAACAATTCGGCAACATCACAGTAGACAACATGGAAACCCCTTTCGAGCAAGGCAATGTCGGTTTGGGGCTCATGTCCCCAGAAGCGGGCCCGCCAAATCCATGGATGGCAGGGGGCTGAAAGTTTAGGTACCACAACTTTGGCATCTCGGCCACGAAAGGTAAAATCGTAACCCTGAAAACCATTAAAATTAAAAGGTTTGGCATCCTGTGGCAATGATTTTGCAAGCCCAAACAACGGATCAGTTTTCATCCTGACGAACTCACTGATCCTCTTCGCGATCACGGTTGCCCCTTCTGCTGAAGGGTGCACTTTATCGGGTACCAACTGAGGAGATTCGATCAGCAGATTGAACAAATTAATTACTTCGCATCCTGTTTCGTAGGCTATCTGACGGATCATTGGTAGTAGTTTTTCCCTGACCACACTGGCTGTAATGCCTGTGGTATCGGTCGAAAAAACAGGGATCGGCAATAACAGCACGACCCTCGGGTGGCTGGATAACTGCCTGAAAGAAACAATCAAATCCTTGTAATCCTGGACATATTCGCTCAGGAAAATCCGGTTGACCGGCTTGGTATCATTGGTTCCCAGTTTAATAAAGACCCAATCTGGCTGAAAGTCAAGGGCCTTTTGGTATGCAGAAGTTTTCCGGTAAGGAGCATTCCCCTTTTGCAATAAGGTGGTGCCACTTACCCCGAAGTTGCCCACTTCGAAACCATTACCCAGCATGGCGCCCAGTTGGGCCGGGTAACTGTTTATTCCCCGGTTCTCGATCCTGGCTCCATAAGTAATGCTGTTCCCAACACAGGCGATGCGGATTTTGCTTTGGGAATAACCGATGATCGAGGTAAAAAGGAAAGCAAGTAGGACAAAATAGCGTATTGATTTCATTTTCAGAGTATTTTTAAAATTCATTTTCTTTCTTTTATTTATAACAATTCAAACAAAATATATTAAAATCCAACAACTACTTTTTCAATCCTGTAAGATCGGACTCTACTATAATTTTACCATTACCAGAGTTTACTTTTGCCGAAAAGTTGTCATAAAGCTCAATGTTGGATGATGTTCTCAATAATATTTCTTTGTTTTCAACGCTGTTGGTAACCAGATCCATCGCTCCCTTCTGATTGAAGACACATCCGTATATATTGATCTTGGTTTTCAGGTAATCGGGCATCGCTTTGTTGCCATGGAAGTCGATCCGGTTATTTTTGAAACTTGAATTGGTGATCGTCAACACATCGACAGGCGTACCGATTGACAGAAATTCAGTCGGTTGATCGTGAATGACCCTGATATTGTCAAACACAAGCTGCTCCTGCATGGGGATTTCAGCTCCCGGATAGTAGGAACGGCTATACCTGTCGTTATCGAAATGAACTGAAAATCCGATCCGGGGTTTCTCAAGGAAAATATCCCGAAAAATGACATTTCGGACTCCAGCCGTATAGGTGACATCGTTTTGAACGACACCCCAGTTGATACCGTCCAGAACTTTGCTGCCGCTTTCGTGCATGGGCTGTGTGGTTGATTTATACACCGTACCGTCAGCTTTGGCCTGAACGCGATAGATCCTGCCGTTTGAGACTACAGCATCAGATTGCTGCACCTCCATGCCCGGTTTCCAGTCGATCCATGCCCCGGCCAAAATCCGGCAGAAATAGCCAACCGGTTTTTTGTCATCGGCCAGATCGTGGCAATTTTCAATAACACCATTTTCAATCCATCCCAGTTCAGGATTGCCAACAGAATAGTCGTGTGCATTGAGTGCCACAGCATCATCATAGGTCTGAAATATCCCGTTGCTAATCGTGAAACGCTTTCCCCTACCCAAATGAACCCCGTCCTTATCTCCTTTGATTATAACATCGTTAATTATAATATCTTCAAAGGTACAGACGTGGATACCATACTGAGCTTTACCCAGATCCAAACACCTGAAACGATCAATTTTCAGATCCTTGATGTAGAAAAAAGCAAGTTGCCCATGAAGACCATACGCCTCTTTAAAGTTCCGGACGTCCATTCCATTGACAATAATCTGCAAACCTTCGATAGATATATGATTATCATAAGTCCTGGTGACGGCACCTTTGTTCACGATGACATGGGAAAATGTCCCATGTTCATCAACCTTTTTAAGGTAGATGTTGTTCCCAAAAATGATTACTGTATTGCTTCCGATATAAACAGTCCCTGCTACTTTGTAGGTACCCGGGTTACTCACCGTAATTGTTCCTTTCTGATCAACTGCCCGTTGCAGTGCTTTTGTATTTTCGATACCACTTGCTTCGGGAGAAAAACCAAAATCGGCAGCATTCACGAACGTCGCATTCGGAGGTTCAGTTTTTAAAGGTTGTAACTGATAATTAAAAACATTTCCCGATATAGATCCAAAAAGGACGAAAACAAGGGAAAATAAGAATATGAGAATTTTAAGTTTCATAAGTTTATGAGAATTTTAAGTTTCATTGTTGAAGTCATTTCCAGGATAGCTGGGCAACATTTATCCCCCTGTTAGGATATTGTGCACTTGAGATATACCACTGTTTATCCTCACCCTGAAATATTTCAGGTGCATGGGTAGCCAGTTCTGTTACCAATGGTTGCCCATGGAAATCAAGTGGGTTTTTGGAGCAATAAACAAATGAACGCGCATCATAACCGTTATTATTTTTGCCAGCCGTGTCCCAAAGGCACCAGAAAAGATAAAATTTGCCGTCATTCCGTTTAAGTGTCGGGGACTCGCATTGGTAAGTTGCAACTTCCCCTTTGTAAATTTCGACAGGCTCCGTCCACTCCACAAGGTCTTTGGATGTGGATGCCTTGACCACGTTCCCGGAGCAATACACCAAATAGTAGGTACCCTTCCAGACCATTAAGCTTGGGTCGCGCCCAGACTTTTCGTTGATACGAATCGGGCCTGTCGGCTTCCAGACGTATAAGTCCTTTGAAACCGCCATCCTGAATGGGATTGGCCCATAGATCATTTTGAAAAGTTTACCCTGCTTTACAATAGTCGGGGCATGGTTGGCGCTACTCTCACCGGGACGCTGGGCAGGAGGGAGCACTTTGGGTTTGTCAATCCATGAACCCTTTCTGAATGAGCTTTCAAAAGTTTTTCCGGCAGACACCGCATGGAAAGAGGCAAATTCACCCTGATGACGTGACTGGCCCGGTTCTGATGCCGGGTGAGTGATCCCGAAGGAATGCCAATGCTGATCAGGTCCTTTTACAAAACAATGGTCGTTGGGTTGCCATAAGGGATAATAAATACCTGTCTTCAAATCTTTCGTATCAGGTCCCGGAAATACATCACCTTGCGGGTCATAAATTAGAGTATAATCGCTCACTATTAAAGGAACCAAACATTTTTTGTGTTGGGTCCCCTTCTTTATTGACTGTCCTTGTGAGAGGCCAGGAAACGAAAATAAAAGAAAGCCAAGTATTATAAAAAAACTATAGCATTGAATTTTATGATATGAGAAGTTCATGAATAAGATACTAAATTAATTCCTATACCAATCAATATTTATAAATTTTGACCCCCGAAATTGCCTCTCCACTATAATGATTATCTACTCGTTCAAATTGATTGTAGCGCAATAATATCCCCGGAAATTTCTTTTTCGATTCAGAACTCATAGAATGATCTTTATAATATTGTGCGTCAGTATTTACACCTTTCTGTAGCTTTCCTTCGACCACAATCCCAAATTCAGAATTTCTGATCAGGTTCTTTTCGACTAAAACGTCTTCGCTTTGTCCGCTGATACTGATTAAACCATTACTTTGAACTTTATTGTTTCGTAAAACAATACACTTGCTCAGCGGTCCTTCATAATTACCCTGATGTAAGTCACTAACTGTACCCATAACCCCAAAACGCGTGAGTTGATGCCTGTAGTTATGCCCATTTGTTATTTCATTGTTTAATACCTGGTTATACCATGAGGGTTGCCAGCCCCAACCTCTTTGTTCTTGTCCCCATACCAGGAAACCACTCATTCGGGTTCCCTTATTATTGGCAACGATATTTTCTATAGAAGTACCGTAAAACTGCACTGCCCCCCCATCTTCAAAGGTATTGTTCACAATAAGGGCATGTCCACGGAACGGGATAATTGAAATTATCGAGCTTGTGTCTGGGTCAACCAACCAAGGTTGATCCATCTCCCACATTCTTCCTGAATGACTTACCACCCGCCGATATTGGCCGGAACCTTTGCCATCAAGGATACATACAACTGTGTTTCTCCAATCGTTGGCCTCTTTGCTGTATCGCTTAAAAACCGGGTCGGATGCCAGGGTCAGATTTTTCCCATCGGTGTTGGCAATCTTTCCCATATACGCTCCTCCTGTTGCATCAAAAGTAAAAAACTCCTGATCCAAACCGTAAGCATTGGCAAACCGGTTTCTCTTTAGAAGCAAATATTCTGCTGAATTTCCAAAATAGGTTGCAAAATAATTCCCCGTAGCTCCCAGGTCAATACCTTCAAAAACACAATTCTCAAAGATTACACGATTGATTGCTTCACATCCAAAACCGTCTCGCCCGTATCGAACTTTTGAATCACGGATCAGTCCATTCGATGAATTCATTAGCCTGATACCATATGAACCCGCAAGGATATCACAATTGGAAACTTCAAAATGATTCACTCGGTTCAAGTGAATGCACGCATCTATATCTTCAATCTTTCCATTTAGTTTCCTGCCCCGAAACTCTGATTCACGATCTGTCCGGCCAAGCAAAAATATGGGATTGGCCCTGATCCGAACACTGTCGATTTTAAAATAGCCATCATCAACTTTGATAACATTTTTATACATATTTTGACAATACAAACTAAGATTTTCTATACTGAAGGATTTCCCATATAGCAAAGCCTCCGGAATTTCCACCAAATCGTTCCAATACACTATTGTCTTGTCAATTCCGTCTCCTCTAACAACCGTATTTTCAGGAATTTCAATTGCATTCTTGATTTCATATTCACCTGATGGAAAATAGACTATGCCACCATTGTTTTCCCGGGCTTTCTGTAATGCTGATTCAATTCCAAGAACCATAACATCGAATACTTTCAGGTTAGAAACTTTGACATCTGTTATTTGTACACTGACTCCATGATTCCATCCCGACTTTCCTCCATATCCATTGTTTATCCACAACTCATAAGTGCCCGAAGCTACCTGTGCAGGAATATGAACCTGAATATCAAATGGGTCGGCCCGTTCTATAAAAAGTGGAAAAGATTTGCCTTGTGAATTTCGCAACGAGACCTTGCATTTATGACTTTTAACTTCGTCGGATTTGATTTTAAGGCAATTACCAACAATTCGAAGCCAACCGCCAGGACTTGAAGTTTCGCCATTTTCTCCCTGACTCCACCATACTTTAGGGCCATTGAGGAAAATCGTATCTGAGAATGTTTCCCCATCCACAATTCGGCATGCATAAATGCCAGGTTTCCATATCGCAGGGACAACACATTTCAAGTTACTTGAACTTCGCTGTAAGATTTCTACCTCGACCCAATCATTTATGGCAAGAATATTTTCCCGTTCAGGATTCCCAGGTTTACTGTCTTTCACCCTAGCCAATTGAATGGTTGCAGTATTGGAAAAATCACCAGCTTGTATCATAACTGTTTCGTCAGGGCCAACAGGTGAAGATGCCCATATAATACGCGGCCGATTGTTTGAACTAACCGTGAAAGCATTAAAACTAATTATTAAAGACACCAATATTTTAAACAGAATTGATTTCATAACGTGTTAATTAATTTCTAATTATTTAATTTTTAATCAAAATACATAAATACCTTTACAGGCCCAAGCAGCCCCGAAGGAACAGGTTCCGGTTTTGTGTCTTTATTTCTATCATAGGTTCTT of Lentimicrobiaceae bacterium contains these proteins:
- a CDS encoding GDSL-type esterase/lipase family protein produces the protein MKSIRYFVLLAFLFTSIIGYSQSKIRIACVGNSITYGARIENRGINSYPAQLGAMLGNGFEVGNFGVSGTTLLQKGNAPYRKTSAYQKALDFQPDWVFIKLGTNDTKPVNRIFLSEYVQDYKDLIVSFRQLSSHPRVVLLLPIPVFSTDTTGITASVVREKLLPMIRQIAYETGCEVINLFNLLIESPQLVPDKVHPSAEGATVIAKRISEFVRMKTDPLFGLAKSLPQDAKPFNFNGFQGYDFTFRGRDAKVVVPKLSAPCHPWIWRARFWGHEPQTDIALLERGFHVVYCDVAELFGNEEALSIWNDYYQLLTRAGLAKKSVMEGMSRGGVYIYRWGVTYPERVAAIYADAPVLDLKSWPGGKGKGKGSARDWETFKQDFNLKTEEVAIAFKGNPIDLTDQIANAGFPMLHVVGDADDVVPVAENTAPFEQKIREAGGSICVIHKPGVNHHPHSLQNPQPIVDFILRATDYRVSQEIIPVPSEPQKRWQNYERIMFIINFKTTSFGGGNV
- a CDS encoding family 43 glycosylhydrolase, translating into MVPLIVSDYTLIYDPQGDVFPGPDTKDLKTGIYYPLWQPNDHCFVKGPDQHWHSFGITHPASEPGQSRHQGEFASFHAVSAGKTFESSFRKGSWIDKPKVLPPAQRPGESSANHAPTIVKQGKLFKMIYGPIPFRMAVSKDLYVWKPTGPIRINEKSGRDPSLMVWKGTYYLVYCSGNVVKASTSKDLVEWTEPVEIYKGEVATYQCESPTLKRNDGKFYLFWCLWDTAGKNNNGYDARSFVYCSKNPLDFHGQPLVTELATHAPEIFQGEDKQWYISSAQYPNRGINVAQLSWK